Within Winogradskyella helgolandensis, the genomic segment ATAACAAAGCCTTCTGCAAGAGCTGTTTTGGAACGTGATTTTAAATCTAACGACAGTTTATTTCGACGTTACGAATTGGAATATCAAAATGCGAAAGCGAATCAGCTCCAATTAGATTTACCTTCAGTTGTATATTCTAAATCAGATAGTTTAGATTTCAAGATTCTGGCTTATACTGTAGATTTGCAGCGTGGAGAACGTTTTAAAATAGCGTCTAATATCCCAAGTGATAGTTTACAATTGGCTATTGATTTATTTTCCATTACAAATGATTCAATAATTGAAACAAAACCGATAGAATCTAATACGCCAGAATTAAATCGTTTAGAATTTGAAGTCACCAAAACAGGTCCATATAAAATCGTTATACTTCCAAATCGAAGGCATAGCACCGATTTTGGTCTTAATCTATTTACGGAACCTATGTTAGCATTTCCAGTTAGTGGAAAAGATAATAAAGCCATTCAAAGTTTTTGGGGTGCCACACGAGGTGGAGGTAGTCGTTTACATCAAGGTATTGATATTTTTGCTAAACGCGGCACACCAGTTGTTGCGGCAACAAATGGTTTTATTTCTAACACTGGCAATCGTGGTTTGGGTGGAAAACAAGTATGGTTGCGTGATGGAATTTTTGGTCAGTCGTTGTATTATGCACATTTAGATAGTATTGCGGTTTCTGGAGGTAAACGTGTTAAGGTAGGTGATACTTTAGGGTTTGTTGGTAACACAGGAAATGCTAAAACTACAAGTCCGCATTTACATTTCGGAATCTATACGAGTGGAGGAGCAGTTGACCCTTTGCCATTTGTAAAATTGAATAATCCTATTGATTTTGAAAATGTGTTACTATCCAAAACAGGAGAAACACGTTTACTAAAAAACGAACTTAGAATAGGTGCTAGCGTCAAACACACAAAACTTCAAGATTTGAAACCTAAATCCCAAGTTGAAATATTAGGCAAAACGAACCGTTGGTTTCATCTTCAGGTGAATGATAGCTTACAAGGTTTTATGCATGAATCTCTGGTGAAAGAAGTTGAATGATTGTTATACTGCTAGCTCAAATGCGGCTTTCATCCAACATATCAATTCGTCATCAACCTCCTCAATTGAAGTAATTTGAACACGATGAGTACACATCGTCCCAAACGGGCCAGAATTACCGAGTCGTTCTGTTGTAGGCTCATTGGGTAACTTAAGTCCTAAATCAATTCGGGTTTTTGTGGCTGGTTTTATCAGTACAAATTGTCGTTTTCTAATAAGGCTTACACTTGTTTTTTTCGGTGTGATATTAACATCGTCCCCAAAGGTTTTTAGTACAGAAATAAGTTTTTCATATATTGGAACTAGTGCTTCCTTTCCTTTATATTGATTAAACACTAAATCGTCTGCAGAATTATGTTCTTCCTTGGAAAGTGTGACAATAGTATTGGCAAAACCATGAGTAATACCATGTTCACTTTTAAGGTAATTGACACCTTCAGAATGTTTAGTAAATGCTTTGTCTTTTAAGATGAATTTCCATTGTTCTAATGACTTACCAGTTTTTTCCGGCATATTGTTAATCATGGTTTGTAACGCTTTTTCCATAATAATTGTTTAAATATGTTGATCTACTAAAATAGCATTTCCATCGGGATCTAAAACTACAAAACTAGCAGGACCAGAAGTTGTATCATCAGCTTCGTTCTCTAATTTAATATTCTTGCTTTTTAAATGCTTTTGAATGTCTCGTACATCATCAAAAGTTTTAAGTGTTTTTGTCTCTTGATCCCAGCCAGGATTAAAAGTGAGCATATTATTTTCAAACATCCCTTGAAACAAACCCACAAGTGTAGATTCATTTTTCATAATAAGATAATTCTGTTCTAGATCTCCTCCAAAAACAGTAAATCCTAAGGTTTCATAAAAAGCTTTTGACGCTTTTATATCTTTAACGGCCAAACTAATTGAGAAGGCGCCTAGTTTCATAGTAGTTATCTTTAAATGTTGATTAAAGATAACTAAAGTTTTATTATTAACTTAAAATTCAACTTCAATCATTTCTTTGTTAACCATGGCGCCAGCAACAGTTCCTGCAGCAACGGCGTGAGAAACGGCACGGAAAGGGCTTGCATTGTCGCCACAAGCAAATACATTTTCTGCCGTCGTTTTTTGAAACATATCTACTTTTATATGCCCTTGTTCTGTGAATTCACAGCCTAATTGTTCTGGGATGTCAGTATGTTGTTTAAACGCTGGTCTCGCGTAAATGGCTTTAAGTTGAAAGGTGGATTGGTCGGTGAAAACGATGTCGTTAAGATGACCATCTTTGTGATTTAAAGCACTAATTTCTTTTTCAATAATTTGAATATTATGCGTCTTAATTTTCTCGGTTTGTTGTTGGGTTAAAGTTGATTTTCCATTAGTAAATATGGTAAGCTTTTTGGTCCAATTGATAATGAGTTGCGCATAATGAAATGCAATATCACCATTAGCTAGAATGCCTGTTTGCTCTTGCTTAACTTC encodes:
- a CDS encoding M23 family metallopeptidase codes for the protein MQNVSDVITKPSARAVLERDFKSNDSLFRRYELEYQNAKANQLQLDLPSVVYSKSDSLDFKILAYTVDLQRGERFKIASNIPSDSLQLAIDLFSITNDSIIETKPIESNTPELNRLEFEVTKTGPYKIVILPNRRHSTDFGLNLFTEPMLAFPVSGKDNKAIQSFWGATRGGGSRLHQGIDIFAKRGTPVVAATNGFISNTGNRGLGGKQVWLRDGIFGQSLYYAHLDSIAVSGGKRVKVGDTLGFVGNTGNAKTTSPHLHFGIYTSGGAVDPLPFVKLNNPIDFENVLLSKTGETRLLKNELRIGASVKHTKLQDLKPKSQVEILGKTNRWFHLQVNDSLQGFMHESLVKEVE
- a CDS encoding VOC family protein, with product MKLGAFSISLAVKDIKASKAFYETLGFTVFGGDLEQNYLIMKNESTLVGLFQGMFENNMLTFNPGWDQETKTLKTFDDVRDIQKHLKSKNIKLENEADDTTSGPASFVVLDPDGNAILVDQHI
- a CDS encoding DUF4287 domain-containing protein, coding for MEKALQTMINNMPEKTGKSLEQWKFILKDKAFTKHSEGVNYLKSEHGITHGFANTIVTLSKEEHNSADDLVFNQYKGKEALVPIYEKLISVLKTFGDDVNITPKKTSVSLIRKRQFVLIKPATKTRIDLGLKLPNEPTTERLGNSGPFGTMCTHRVQITSIEEVDDELICWMKAAFELAV